CGGATCAAACTCGGTAGACGAAAAGCGGCCAGAGACTCTGGTGCTCCTATTTTCAGCGTGCCTGCCAATTCCGTTTCTGAACGAAGCGCATCCTTAGCCATAGCATGCATCTTGGAAATTTCCTGCGCATAGGGCAGCAGACGTCGCCCGGCATCCGTCAGCATGATTTTCTTGCCAATGCGATCAAAAAGCGGCGTACCCAACTCAGTCTCCAGCGTTTGAATTTGAGCAGTGATACTCGACTGTGCATAATCCAGTATACGCGCTGCTCGCGTAAAACTGCCTGCCTCAACTACATTTAAAAAGGTAAACAAATGCCGCGATTCCATAATCCGCTCCTTCAATCGTTTTTTTCGATGCAAGCAATCGTTATATTCCGTTTTTCCGATAGATTGATTATCTGATAAGCTGGAGAAAATAACAATAGAAAGAAGGCTTTTCTGCATGACAAGTGAAAGTAAACTTCAATCCACCATTGGTCTTCCACAGGCCATTGCACTCTATATCGGAGCTGTACTGGGTTCGGGAATATTGATTGTGCCTGGTCTTGCCGCCCAAATGGCGGGACCGGCATCGCTGCTGGCATGGGGTTTTATGACCCTGCTCATCTTGCCAATGGCACTTTCTATGGGTCTTCTATCCGCCAAATTCCCGAATGCGGGTGGAGTATCGCATTTTGTCACGTTGGCCTTTTCACCACGTACCGGTGCTTATATCGGGTGGTTTTTTCTCATGTCAGTTCCGATTGGGGCTCCTGTTGCCGCACTCACCGGAGCCGGCTATATGACCGCAGCCATGGGCTGGGGAGAGGAAAGCCGCATGATGTTAGCCGCTGCTATGCTGGCGGTGGGCCTGATCATCAATTGGATCGGCATGAAGGTCGCGGGACGTATTCAGATCGCAGTCGTCATAGCTATCGTTGCTGTCCTTATATTCGCCATTGCCGCAGCACTTCCTCAGATGAAAACAATCCACTTCACCCCGTTTGCTCCACATGGCTGGCTCTCCGTCGGTCAAGCGGCCGCGATTCTGTTTTGGTGCTTTATCGGTTGGGAGGCCGTGTCCCATATGTCAGAGGAATTCACTAATCCCCGGCGGGCGGCCGTTAGAGGTGTGACCATTGCAGCCGTCATTGTTGGTTTGCTTTATTTCTTAACAGCGCTGGCTACTGTGGGCACACAAAGTTACCTTGCAGGGGGTTCGGATGCTTCGCTCGTATGGGTGATTAGCCGGGCTATTGGGCCATGGGGCGCGATAATTGCAGGCTTGACGGGTATCTTTATTTGTACCGCTACTATTATTGCTTATGTGGGTGCCGCTTCACGTGTCGCTTATGCTTTATCCCGGCAAGGACAGGCCTTTCGCTGGATGGGCATGTTATCCCAACGATTCCACACCCCTATCGGAGGCATTGCTTTTCTTAGCGTCTGCTTCGTGATCATTATGGTGTTGTACGGTAGTGGTACTGTTTCACTCACTAACCTGATCCAGTTCCCGAACGCCACCTTTATTCTGACCTATCTCGGCGGTTGCGCAGCAGGAATTAAACTTCTACGTGGTAGTCGCTGGGGCGTTGCCATTAGTTGGATATCGTTTATCTCTACAGCGGTCGTTTTCCCCTTTGTCGGATGGGCTATGCTGTATCCTTGCCTGATCACCGCTGTCTTATGGATCACAGACCGAATTCGGCACAAACGGACTTTAAACCATCCGGCTTCTACCGACACTGAACAAGAAAAGGCTACTGTCCGTCATGGATAGTAGCCGCTCAAGGCCTTTACTCTAATTTCTTACTGGAGTAGGGGCCTTGTCCTTTTTCGCAATTTTCAAATACTGATGAAGCTCATGTGTAAGCTGTAATAATGCCGAACGAATCTCAAATTCCTCCCGGGTTGCGGGAAGCTCCATGGCTTTAAATTCTTCACGAACCTGCTCCAGCAGCTTCTCGGTCTGTCCCGTATAATGTCCAGCCAAAACGTCATTGCTAAGCTGGTCGAACAGCTCAGCCAGAAGCTTGGCCTGCGGCATATGCTGATACATTTGTGCGATCAACTGCATCATGTTTTGGATCGAATCCAGCTGTTCTTTTCGCATATAAAAATACACATTCCAGCCCTCTTGGGGACGAAGCATCTGATTTTCCAAGGAACGTCCCGCCTCAGTGACCCCTTTGGCTATCACGCTGTTCGCTTCAATAACTTCCTTGCCATCCCATATGTATGCTGGACTACGCAGCGTATTGGCCATATTTCTGAATATAACAGAAAATGTCCGATCTACCTCCTGCCGAATTTGTTGCATGGTATTATCAGAACCCGGCATATAGGCTAAATTGACAATCATTGCGGAACCCAGTCCAATCACTAGCAGACCTAGCTGGGTCAGCAGTACCTCCATATCAATCACGCCGCCGCTGAATACGCGAAAAACCACGACCGAACCGGTGACAATCCCTTCTTTAAAGCCCACCCGTACAATGACTGGAAACGCCGTTAAAATATATAATGCCAGTACCCAATCATGGAATCCGAATACTACAAACAAAACACAAGCAAAAAGAAGCCCCACGACGGATGCAAAAAATCTCGCCGAAATAGTACGGAGACTTCTCTTGCGTGTGACATCCACCCCCAAAATCGCTAAAAGCCCTGCTGAGGTAGCACCATGAATGCCAAAACCCTCCGCAATAAGTACGGCCATTAATGCGGCAATAGCCGTTTTAATCGTACGAAAGCCCATGAAAAAATTCTGTCCTCTCTGGATGAAATCTGTTTTAGCATTTTCATAAATTTTAAGTATTTTCATTTTTCATGGTACTTTATTTTCACGTTTTACACAAATGTTCAGAACTTTTATTATTACCGATGAGGACGACCCGAAAGCAGGCGATGCTCCACATACACGACCGCCTGATACATCAGAGTAGCTACGACAGCAATGATCAACAAACTGGACATAACCAGCGTGAAATTGAATACCTGAAAACCATAGATAATCAAATAGCCTAAGCCGTTTTTAGCCACCAGAAATTCACCAACAATCACGCCAACCCATGCCATACCCACATTCACTTTTAGTGTAGAGACAATTGCAGGAAAGGATGCAGGCAAAATCACCTTTTGAAACGTATCACGGCGTGATCCGCCAAACGTGCGAACCACTTTGATTAGATTCGAATCGACTTCCTGAAAGCTGTTGTATACGACTAGTGTCGTAATGATGACCGTAATGGAGAGGGTTGTCATTAGGATAGCAGTAAATCCCGCCCCAAACATAACGATAAAAATTGGACCTAGCGCCACCTTAGGCATACTGTTGAACACGACCATATAGGGGTCAAGCACCCTCGACAAAAACGGTGACCACCAAATAAGTACAGCCAGCAACGTACCAAACAGTGTACCCAGTAAAAACCCCGCCATCGTCTCTCCCACGGTGACACCTACATGTCCCCATAATTCACCACTGACCGCATCCTTACCGATCTGGGTGAAAATTTTGCTCGGATAGCTGAACAGCAGTACATCAATCCACTTCAATCGACCTGCAATTTCCCATAATACAAACAAAAGCAGTAAAATAGCTGTCTGTACCCCTGTCACTAACCATCGTTGCGAACGCCTGCTGCGTAAATACGCCTGATGTAGTCCTTGAATCCAACGTTGCTCAAGCTGATCCGCTTCGTCCTTCATACGTTAACTCACTCCTTTGCTCCCGAAGCCTCCAGTTCACCCCATATTTCATGAAAAAGCTCATTAAAACCCGGCTGCTCGCGTGCATAAAAAGGCTGAGCTTCTCGGATGCAATCCGGAATTTCGAAGGTACGTCGGACATGACCAGGATTTCGACCCATCACTATAATCCGGTCACTGACCGCAATGGCTTCGGCCAAATCATGTGTGACTAAAATAGCCGTCTTCCTCCGCTCGCGCAAGGTTTCCGCAATCAGATCTTCCAGCTGTAGCTTGGTTTGATAATCCAGCGCGGAGAACGGCTCATCCAGCAGCAGCAATCCCGGATTGGTCGCCAGCGTCCGTACCAGCGCCACGCGCTGGCGCATTCCCCCAGACAACTGGGATGGATGCAGATGCTCCTTCCCTCCCAGACCCATGCCTTCCAGTAACAGCCTTGTCTGCTCACGTGCAGCTTCATCTACTCTGTTGGCTAGTTCCAGACCCAACAATGCGTTCTCCATGATCGTCCGCCACGGGAACAGATAATCCTGCTGCAGCATGTAACCAACTTCTGGACTCGGCCCACTTACCGGCTGACCTTGCAACATGACTAGGCCTGCCGCTGGACGCAGTAGCCCTGCGATCATGGACAGGATCGTCGTTTTGCCGCAGCCGCTTGGGCCGACCAAGCTGACAAACTCCCCTGTCTCTACGGAAAAATCAATATTCTCAACCGCCAGCGAAGCTTCACGATCCGTTACATAGACATGCGTCACTTGCTCCAGTCTCACCATCGGTCTTGTCGCGTCCGAAGTTAGATCACTCCGTTCCTCCATCATGACGAACCTCCAGCATCGACACCTGCATCCGTAGATTCAGTTGTGCTCTTTTTCACAGGCGGTTCAGTATTTCCGGTAGAATTTGACGAAATCGCTTGTTGTGCAAAACTTGGGTTCACTAGCTTATCCAGTGCAACTGGACTTTTAAGCTCCCCTGCCGAGGTCATGACATCCTGTAAGTTCTTCCATTCCTTTTCCTCAATCATCGGGTTCAAAGCATAGGTGCTCTGTTCCTTATATCGCTTGATACTACTCGTCAAAATAGCTAAATCTGTATCTTTAAAATAGGGCGTGATTGCTTCGGCAATCTGTTCAGGTGAATGCGTAGCAATCCACTGTTGTGCCCGATATACAGCATTTGTAA
The Paenibacillus peoriae DNA segment above includes these coding regions:
- a CDS encoding amino acid permease, which translates into the protein MTSESKLQSTIGLPQAIALYIGAVLGSGILIVPGLAAQMAGPASLLAWGFMTLLILPMALSMGLLSAKFPNAGGVSHFVTLAFSPRTGAYIGWFFLMSVPIGAPVAALTGAGYMTAAMGWGEESRMMLAAAMLAVGLIINWIGMKVAGRIQIAVVIAIVAVLIFAIAAALPQMKTIHFTPFAPHGWLSVGQAAAILFWCFIGWEAVSHMSEEFTNPRRAAVRGVTIAAVIVGLLYFLTALATVGTQSYLAGGSDASLVWVISRAIGPWGAIIAGLTGIFICTATIIAYVGAASRVAYALSRQGQAFRWMGMLSQRFHTPIGGIAFLSVCFVIIMVLYGSGTVSLTNLIQFPNATFILTYLGGCAAGIKLLRGSRWGVAISWISFISTAVVFPFVGWAMLYPCLITAVLWITDRIRHKRTLNHPASTDTEQEKATVRHG
- a CDS encoding aromatic acid exporter family protein, which encodes MGFRTIKTAIAALMAVLIAEGFGIHGATSAGLLAILGVDVTRKRSLRTISARFFASVVGLLFACVLFVVFGFHDWVLALYILTAFPVIVRVGFKEGIVTGSVVVFRVFSGGVIDMEVLLTQLGLLVIGLGSAMIVNLAYMPGSDNTMQQIRQEVDRTFSVIFRNMANTLRSPAYIWDGKEVIEANSVIAKGVTEAGRSLENQMLRPQEGWNVYFYMRKEQLDSIQNMMQLIAQMYQHMPQAKLLAELFDQLSNDVLAGHYTGQTEKLLEQVREEFKAMELPATREEFEIRSALLQLTHELHQYLKIAKKDKAPTPVRN
- a CDS encoding ABC transporter permease; translated protein: MKDEADQLEQRWIQGLHQAYLRSRRSQRWLVTGVQTAILLLLFVLWEIAGRLKWIDVLLFSYPSKIFTQIGKDAVSGELWGHVGVTVGETMAGFLLGTLFGTLLAVLIWWSPFLSRVLDPYMVVFNSMPKVALGPIFIVMFGAGFTAILMTTLSITVIITTLVVYNSFQEVDSNLIKVVRTFGGSRRDTFQKVILPASFPAIVSTLKVNVGMAWVGVIVGEFLVAKNGLGYLIIYGFQVFNFTLVMSSLLIIAVVATLMYQAVVYVEHRLLSGRPHR
- a CDS encoding ABC transporter ATP-binding protein — encoded protein: MMEERSDLTSDATRPMVRLEQVTHVYVTDREASLAVENIDFSVETGEFVSLVGPSGCGKTTILSMIAGLLRPAAGLVMLQGQPVSGPSPEVGYMLQQDYLFPWRTIMENALLGLELANRVDEAAREQTRLLLEGMGLGGKEHLHPSQLSGGMRQRVALVRTLATNPGLLLLDEPFSALDYQTKLQLEDLIAETLRERRKTAILVTHDLAEAIAVSDRIIVMGRNPGHVRRTFEIPDCIREAQPFYAREQPGFNELFHEIWGELEASGAKE